AGTGTACGGTAACCGTGGACCAGCGCACTGTGCCTGGACAGGATCACCAGGCTATCCTGCGCCAGGTGAAAGAACTCATTGCAGACCTGAGCCGCCGCATTCCCAACTTTAAGGCTTCGGTCAAGGTGATCAACGACCGCATCCCAGTAGCCAGTGCGCCGGATGAAGCGACTGTGCAGCACTTTTTCGATGTCGTGGCCGAGGTAGTTGGCAAGCGCCCTGAACCCAAGGGCGTGGCCTACTATACTGATGCGGTGTCTTTGATACCAGCACTCAAAGCACCGCTGATCATCTGTGGGCCGGGCGAGGCCAGCTTGGCCCATCAGCCGAATGAATATGTCGAGGTAGCCAAACTGGTTGAATCAGCCAAGATCCTCACCTTGGCTGCTGTTCGTTTGCTTACCTGACAGTCGCCCATTCACAGCATACGAGAGATAGGCGGGGTTTTCCCGCTTTCTGGTAGCCCCGCCTATCTTTGTCTATTGAGGGAGCCTGTGATCCCCCTCTGAGCAATATACCCGATGAAAGGAATAGCGATGACTGCAAAAGAAAACGCGTTGCAGTGCCTGGAAACGAACCAAAACAAATGGATAGAATTGGCCAAGGATATCTGGGAGCATCCGGAACTAGGCCTGCAAGAAACTCGTTCCTCCAAACTGCTGGCAGACGAACTGGAGCAAGCTGGTTTCTCCGTCCAGCGCGGCGTGGACCAATTAGCGACTGCTTTTGTGGCTTCGTGGGGGGACGGAAAACCCATCATCGGCATCTTGGGCGAGTATGATGCCTTGCCTGGGCTTTCGCAAAAAGTCTCTGCGGCCCGCGAGCCGGTGCAGGAGGGAGCTCCAGGGCATGGCTGTGGCCACAACCTCTTCGGCGTTGCTTGCCTAGCTGCCGCGCTGGCGGTCAAGGAAGCCATGGAAAAGGCAGGCATCAAAGGGACTATCCGCTACTATGGCTGTCCCGCTGAGGAAACCATGGTTGGAAAACCCTTTATGGCCAGAGCCGGGGTTTTCGACGATTTGGATGCGGCTATTACCTGGCATCCTTTCTATGTCAACAGCGTATGGTGGAGCTCGTTTCTGGCCATGAATTCCTTCAAAGTGAACTTCCATGGCGTCGCGGCCCACGCTGCGGCTGCGCCACACGAAGGACGCAGTGCGTTGGATGCCGTGCTGCTCATGGACATTGGTGTCAACTTTATGCGCGAGCACATGCCTGAAAAGGCTCGTGTCCACTGTGTGATCACGAAAGGCGGCGAGGCTCCCAATGTCGTCCCTGCTTATGCCCAGGTGTGGTATTATGTGCGTGCTCCGTTGCGAGAACAGGTAGAAGCGATTTACGCACGGATAATGGACATCGCCAAGGGGGCCGCGCTCATGACGGGCACCACCTATGATGTGGAC
Above is a genomic segment from Chloroflexota bacterium containing:
- a CDS encoding amidohydrolase, which encodes MTAKENALQCLETNQNKWIELAKDIWEHPELGLQETRSSKLLADELEQAGFSVQRGVDQLATAFVASWGDGKPIIGILGEYDALPGLSQKVSAAREPVQEGAPGHGCGHNLFGVACLAAALAVKEAMEKAGIKGTIRYYGCPAEETMVGKPFMARAGVFDDLDAAITWHPFYVNSVWWSSFLAMNSFKVNFHGVAAHAAAAPHEGRSALDAVLLMDIGVNFMREHMPEKARVHCVITKGGEAPNVVPAYAQVWYYVRAPLREQVEAIYARIMDIAKGAALMTGTTYDVDFLTGGYDMLPNDTLCELLLEKLKEAGPPQFTAEEKEFARKLQATLPPNAIEDALRSYGLTREQVGDPLCETIVEPFDKGRVLPASTDVGDVSHIAPTAQITTCCHALGTPLHSWQNTAFAGSSIGFKGMMVAARTLALAALDLLTRPDLVQAIRAEFEQKRAGKKYVSPLPEGATPH